tctctgtctctctctctctctctctccctctctcccccctctctctctctgtctctctctttctctctctctctctctctctctctttctctctctcttctctctcttgtgGTGTGGTGCCGCAGGCAGTGTGTTCGGTTTTAGATGGTGAACTTTGCTTTGCACctgattttatttaacacaaagtGAACtgcactttttttgtatttatttcttttatttattcagcaacCTGTTTGCTTTTATTGCTGGTTTGAGGGCTGAATTGGCCTGAAGtcacttttacacactttaATGAGACGTGGTTATaataaagtgttgttaaaagtcaaaaaagtctctctctctctctctctctctctctcctctctctctctctctctctctctctctcttctctgtctctctcttctctgtctctctctgtctgtctctctctgtctctctctctctctctttctctctctctcttctctgtctctctctgtctgtctctctctgtctatctttctctctctctctgtctctctctctctctccctctctccccctctctctctctctctctgtctctccctctctctctttctctctgtctctctcctctctccctctctctctctctctctcttctctgtctctctctgtctgtctctctctgtctatctttctctctttctctctctctctgtctctctctctctctctctctctccctctctcccccctctctctctctgtctctctctttctctctctctctctctctctctttctctctctcttctctctctctctgtctctctctgtctctccctctctctctctctctttctctctctctctgtctctctctccctctctccctctctctctctctcactctctctctctctctctctctctctctctctctctctctctccagtccgTCCTGAGGCGTCTCTGTTCCAGAAGGACTCTTCTTCTCCAGTGGTGTGTCATGCTACAGGTTTCTTCCCCAAAGCAGTGAACATCTCCTGGCAGAAGAATGGAGAGGATCTGCATGAGGACGTGGAGCTCAGAGAGACGCTACCCAACCAGGATGGAACCTTCCAGAAGAGGAGCGTTCTGACCGTCTCACCTGAGGAGCTGGACAGACACAACTACACCTGCATCATTCAGCACAGCAGCCTGGAGAAGGAGATGGTGCTGCACGTGTCTAGACGCAGAGGTGAGAGAAATAAGAcatattgtctctctctctctttgtctctctctctctcctctctctctctctctctctctctctttcttctctgtctctctctctctttctctctcttctctctctctctttctctctctctctttctctctctctctctctctctctctctgtctctctctttctgtctctctctctctctctcactctctttctctctctctctgtctctctctctctctcactctctttctctctctctctgtctctctctccctctctctctctctctctctctctctctcactctctttctctctctctctctcactctctctctctctctctctctctctctctctctctctctctctctctctctctccagtccgTCCTGAGGCGTCTCTGTTCCAGAAGGACTCTTCTTCTCCAGTGGTGTGTCATGCTACAGGTTTCTTCCCCAAAGCAGTGAACATCTCCTGGCAGAAGAATGGAGAGGATCTGCATGAGGACGTGGAGTTCAGAGAGACGCTACCCAACCAGGATGGAACCTTCCAGAAGAGGAGCGTTCTGACCGTCTCACCTGAGGAGCTGAACAGACACAACTACACCTGCATCATTCAGCACAGCAGCCTGGAGAAGGAGATGGTGCTGTACGTGTCTAGACGCAGAGGTGAGAGAaataagacatattttcagttttaaagtcactgatgaggccaattataataataatgatcttTGATCAATTTAGTTTCAGGTGGAGACTGGATTGGTATCATTGTAGGTGCAGTAGTGACTGCTCTCCTCATTATTGTTGTAATTGTTGTGTGGATGAAGAAGAAGCATCAGCCTGGTAAGAGGAGGAAATAAACACGTCCCATCACTCCGACTACTATTACTAACTGAGGATTTACTCTGGATTACAGATGTTAACACAGTCCAGTGAATGTAGACTAGATACTTGTCTGAATGAGTTACTGAGTCTGCTAGGAGATATGTCTGAATTGTGATGTGAGCTTTATAAACAGAACAATAGACAATGATCTATTTGGTGACATGCCTGAAACATCGGTTAGTCTGCTGCCATGGTGGAGCTGCCCAGCCCTCATGTAATCCCTGACCCACTAAAATGGTAGTCAGACAGGATAACGTGATGATCCAGGTCTGAGCTTTTTACTGCAGAATTATACACAACACTGTACATATGATGATGTACTTCTATGTAATTTTGATGTTAATTTGTATTCTACATCATCAGCTTATCAGGCTCCCGCAGGTGTCTGAAAACCTCCCGAGTGGGTAAGTGAGTGTTTCTGtatcttacattacattaaaaatgaattatttggATATTTCTGTTTAATAGAATCATTGAATTTACTGAAATAACCACTGGATTACAATagaatgataataataatcttaAACATATTAATATACTTTGTACAGTAATGGTTATTTTGTGGTTGTATTTCCAGGACAGATGGTGAAGCAGATGATGAACGGCTCTGAATCGACTCTGAGTGAAGAGATCAGTCAAACACTGCTTATATTATACAAACATCTTTATTAATTAACTTTTAATTGGGAAATCATTTCTCTTcttggttttatttttctgcttttctgtttttgcttcaTTGTGCATTCAGTATGATGACCGTTGGGATTCACATTTTTATTCTGTAGGATCTCCATGATATCACACTTTGATATTTGTTGAATTAGATACATCACATTTCGATCCCTAAATTTACCTTATGAACCAgtctgaaactgaccactgCACTTCAGCCTGGACGTGCTTTAGCTCAAACTCTCTGGGCAGTTATTACAAAGTGACAATTTATAGAATTAAGGCTGCAGCCCATTACGCAGCTAGAAAAGTGCAACAATATGATGATACTTGTAATGGATATTCTGTTTATtcagaaacatttcatttaagctAAGAGCCAGATACAGTCCTAAAATCACAAACCTCTGTCAGCTGTTTAGtcattaataatattcaatgtaaaatatttgcacatttactCTATAAGAAGTAGAGATGCATTAATACTGATACTGGTATCAGGTATTGGCCTCATACTGAACTTATTTACTCGGCTCACAGTCATAAAAACACACTGATACCAACATCTGATACCAGCTAATACCACGTCAAGCCAATATACTAAATACCACTATAGTGTACACTGCAGGGCTAATGAAGAAATGACTCAAGCTGACAGTGGACAAGGGTTTAGAAGTAAAGAATTGTGAGGTTTAAATGGTAATACTGTATGGtacatattttaaaactgtCTTTGTGAAATAGGTGGTAAAGAGGCTGTGTTAACTACTAAACAATcagatttctaaaatcacatagtgtagctctggctttagaggacattcaacCGCAGCTCAactagccaaaaaaaaaacccacacacaccaaaaagatgaaaaacttagaCTCAGAAGTgctttctgcactcactgtgcTACAGAAACTGAAAGGGATagatgaggatcaaaactatgaaacatactttacatgCTTAATTGCAGAAATGCTTCTCTGATGTGGGACCAAACCCACTCTTTCCATTGCAGTGCTACTCGATCCAAGGTAACTAATATAGCATAGCTGACTGTAGGACTTCATTTAACATCAGCATTTTAATTCCTAAGGTATattgcactcatttacacttAAGTAATCAGTTCTTTAATTCTAAGTAGTTAACTCAGTATGTGTCGTTTTCTGCAAGTACTGAAACACACATACTTAATCTGATAAAAATGGTATCGACACATCCCGTATGACAAGTTATTGTTTATCCAATAGGCACTTTCCTAACACCAATTCACAGTATTTGCAGCTATTTGCATCGCTAAGCTAGCGCTGTTGTATATTCACATTTAATGCCGACTAGTTTAAGTATAAttatcctgtttttattttgtctgtgttgCAGTTTGGCTGTGAGTCCTTCTGTAAAAATCTGAATCTGTAGCCTGTTTCTGTGAATTACTGAAAGTTCTGTGAATTGCCTCTTCACGGTCTGCTAACCTTCCGTTGTAAAGATAGAACACTCAAGCAGTACCGGAATAGTTATCTACTgaaattgtgttattttatcACCACTAATCTGTGCTCAGGGGTGCTGGTAGTAATTCAATACTGACAATTCTATGCATGAGccaattgttttaaaatgtgccagtTTTTCACATTTATCCAGAGATAATAAGCTTTAGTTGTGAAATAATGGAGATGTTCTGGCTTCATACTTACATTCATACTTACAAGACATGAAGGAAAGACTAGGAAGGGTTTTTAGCAGACACAGCAGATACCAGATTACTTTGTACATCATCTTCGGTGTCAGatcagatcatttcagtggttgAGAGAACATCAACAGATACAGAGGTTATGTTGCACTATTGATTTATGAGGGAAAAAGCACCAAAACTGCAGCTGCACTTTTATATTCCTTTATACTAGCAGCTCCAGCATATATTCATGACACACCGTTACTTCTGAAACACTGGCTCACACTGTGTTTTCAGTTCTCactgttcttttttctgtttttcccggtgttttttttttatcttcatttATAATTATGTACATGCTAAGTACACTAAATCAAATACACTATGTACCTCTATAAGCTTGTTGGATATTCCCAAACCATGGGCCATAATATATAGTTGTCCCTTTTGCGACTATAACAGCCTCACCTCTTCTGAAAAGACTTTCTACAGGGTTTTGGAGAGTCTGTGAACGAAATAACACTGAATCATTTACATCATATTGGGCAGATCAAAGAATCATGATGTAAGCTCAGGTGAAAACGCTTTAAATGGGAAATAGTCATTGTCTATGTAGCCACTGCAATCCACCTTACTGATAACTGCATGAATCTAGCATTTTCACCCTTAGTCAACTCTTAATCCGTGGTTAATGACACAGTTGTTACACATAATAACTGCAAATGGATCCTTTTGTTTGTCTTATAATGTTGTGGTCTTTAAGAGAGAACGACAGAAGACGTTGTTCAGgaacttttctctctgttttcttttttttccactgtgcagAACAGtaatgtgctttgtttttttaaggagAAAACGTTaaagtgttttaatgtgaaCTGCCCAAGAATAGGAACTTTAAATAAAGTCTTAAAtgctttttatactttttagtattcacttgttttctttgcttATCCACATGCCGGACCTTCAGACCCACAGCGTCTTTATATCACACTTTATGTCACAAAATTGATTCTAAACAATCATGTATGGGATAAATGTACAGCTCCAATTACATCTTAGAAGAATTAAAGATACCGAACCTATTCATTTAAAGTATAAGACCTATATCCTGCTGGTGGtccctggtcatttaaggggttaaacaggtGGTGTAGTTAGTCATGCTTGACCATAAAAGAGCATCCAGGTAAAGTCGAGTGCTTTAAGAGTAAGAATAGGTCAAGGCTGGCCACTAAGAATAACATTCCTCAGCGAGTTACTGCAAGGATTTggggtatttcaccctctacagcaCATTATATGATTAAACGATTaagggaatccagagaaatgtGCGTAAAGGtaaaggctgaaaaccacaatGAAGGCCTGTGAGCTTCGACTCCTCCAACGGCACGTGACGGATATCATCGCATGGCCTCAGGAACACTTTGACAACCAGTTGTTAATAAACGCCATCCACTCAGTGAAAGCCCTATGCAATCAACTTCCAGAAACACTCTCAAAGTCAACAGTCATCTGAGCATCTGGAAAGGACTGATGCTCAGTGGAAATGGGTGTTGCAGTGTGATGAGCCCACCTTTCTGATAGTttgtggaaataatggatgttgtgctctccaggccaaagaagaaaaggaccatccagacaCCAGCAGGGTATTAGTGGCTCACCTGCACATCTGAGAAAGCACAAGTGACTCTGAACACATTTTAGGGAAACATATGTTGCCTTCTAGACTCATCATATGAATATATACCTAATATATACCTAAAACGGTTTACGGTTTGTGGTTATTGGCAGTGTTTATGCTTGAAACACTGCCCCAAAGTCAAAACCTTGATCAGTAAAGGACTGATAGACACGAATATAGTTGTGTAGATATTAACAGATCAGGTGGGTTGATTTGATCCTGCTTTCTTCTCATTGCTGTATCACTGTTTGGCCAACTAACTGAAATGCTCCAGTATTAGatataaacatgtaaacatgactGTATAAATCAATCAAATATACCAAACTATGTTTATGAGAATGTCCAGCAGATGCCTAAAACTAATTGGTGGTCTGTATGTCTGAAATAGTGCTGCAAAGTCAGCACTGGGTCTTCAGCTGAGTGGTCAGCTTTTGCAGCTTTAAATAATAAATCcatgcatttacattatttggctgacgctcttatccagagcgacttacaatttgattgctttacactggtaggcgaaggtggtgttgagtcttgcccaaggactcttattggtatagtgtagggtgtttgtccaggtggggattgaaccccagtctacagtgtagaaggcagaggtgttaaccactacactgaccaaccacgCAATGTGTTATTGAAGGAGTTCTGTGTGAAGAATGACGCACTACTGACGGCAGTACAGAGTTATATCTGATTACATGAGCTAATTTAACAGTGATTTATCAGACCCGTTCAGCAGTGGTAGGATTGCAGTTTCACTTTTGAGATCCACGCCCTCTTCTGCTCTCAGTTTAGCGCTCCTTATTTACTATTGGCTGGAACTCCAGTGTCCCTAATTCTCATTGGTCAGATTTCTATTGTGTCTATACTCCACCCACTGCTCCTGCTGAGTCTCCAGAGCAAGAAAGACCTCCAGGAGGCTGAAGAGATCAACTGATTTTGTCCCGATTAAGGAGTAAATTTCTTTCATTATGGTTCCAGTCTGCAGTGAGAGACAGGACACATCATGAAGTCCCTGctgctcctcatcttcactCTTCATCTTACTTCAGCAGGTCAGTCCAAAGGCTAACGCTGAGCTCCAGCTGCTTCCCTGCTTCTAAATTACACTTTTTGCATTTGTTATAAGTGGAAAACTCTGTGTTCTACTCTGTGCAAATGAGCGATAACAGATAACAGAGTGTACACATACAGACTGGGCTTGGAAGAGATAAAAACGGGAAAAAGACTGAAGAAGTTTGTGGGAAATACTGGGAAAGTCCAGGGTAAAGTTCACTTTATTTTCACTATTCATCTTTACAGTGCTAAAAACTCTTGAACGTCCCAAACTGGATACTGCCACTAAAAGGCATgtaaaaaatgcaattaatgCCAGTTTATCTCAGGACATCTGCAATGTTCAAAACCTTTGATTTAGCCCTTATTTCATTTACTCGTTGACCTTTCTGTCTTAAGTGAATATAGAGCATCATTAGCGTCGCCGTTAACTTGGGAATTCACAGCAAACAGTCAACTTCACTGcataaaatcaaatgtttttctgcaaGTTTTACAAGTTCTGAGTTGTACACATAAGACAGGACAGTAAGATTTCATATCAGCCTGATTTCAGCAACAGAGAACCATGAGGCTGAAtcagcttcctattcgccagcttcttgttacgGTGGTCATCCTGGAAATTGGAAATGTCGGTTTTGGGTTCTGCTTGGACACGAGGCACAAAATTATTGTAAGAGTAGAGTCAAATGGAGGGGAACAGTCTCACGAGACTGATCTAATCTTTATCTTTCAGATTGATGCCGTCTTTAAGGCAGTTGGAAGCTTAAAGGAGAATTACAGCATTTtttgtgtaaacagagtcattcaggatggtttggtatgaaacgctgttctagagaaactcggactcagaactgttcacagtgttttggtaacactttataatacAGCTCTTGTGTAACTTCCTGTCATTTATTGTGTAACTTTATGGTGAAACTTTCCTGTATGAATCAGTAGATATGAAAAACCTCCCGCTTATACTTACTACTTACATATAGATACAGCAGAAGAAAGTGAGAACCAAGAGTAACTTGAGACTTTTCCAATTTTACACTAATTTCCCAGGACTTTCCGTGTAATCTGCCGTCACgcactcactcaggtttgttgacagtggagTGGAGAGTCACTGTCATATGAGAGAGTCTCATGTCTCCGTTATCTTTCTGGTTCACCCTTTTAATGAGACtgtaactacaaccccaattccagtgaagttgggacgttgtgtaaaacataaataaaaacagaatacgatgatttgcaaatccttttcaacctatattcaattgaacacactacaaagacgagatatttaatgttcaaacggataaactttattgttttttgcaaatattcactcattttgaatttgatgcctgcaacatgttccaaagaagttgggacaggggcgtgttaccactgtgttacatcacctttccttttaactacactcaataagcgtttgggaactgaggacactaattgttgaagctttgtaggtggaattctttccaattcttctgaatcttttgatgatattatggactgtagatgataaaatccctaaattccttgctattgcacgttgagaaacgttgttctttaactgttggactatttgctcacgcagttgttcacaaagtagtgaacctcgccctgtccttgcttgtgaacgactgagcctctcagggatgctccctttatacccaatcatgacactcacctgtttccaattaacctgttcacctgtggaatgttccacacaggtgttttttgagcattcctcaactttcccagtctttcgttgcccctgtcccaacttctttggaacatgttgcaggcatcaaattcaaaatgagtgaatatttgcaaaaaacaataaagtttatctgtttgaacattaaatatcttgtctttgtagtgtattcaattgaacataggttgaaaaggatttgcagatcatcgtattctggttttatttatgttttacacaacgtcccaacttcattggaattggggttgtgtatatatatatatatatatataaagaccAGAATATGCTTCCATATGTCAGCCTTCTTCTGAACTTTTCCTTCCACTACACAGCTGCCTGCAAATTCTAGCTTCCCACACTGCTTTCTGGACGTCAGACAAGACTGAACGACTGACCTGGATTATAGGAAATCATCCACTTCCTGGTTGCATCTATTGACACCCATCACCCCTCACCCCCAAAACGACACATGTAATCAATAATATG
This sequence is a window from Pygocentrus nattereri isolate fPygNat1 chromosome 20, fPygNat1.pri, whole genome shotgun sequence. Protein-coding genes within it:
- the LOC108415743 gene encoding natural cytotoxicity triggering receptor 3 ligand 1-like, with product MKSLLLLIFTLHLTSAVRPEASLFQKDSSSPVVCHATGFFPKAVNISWQKNGEDLHEDVELRETLPNQDGTFQKRSVLTVSPEELDRHNYTCIIQHSSLEKEMVLHVSRRRVRPEASLFQKDSSSPVVCHATGFFPKAVNISWQKNGEDLHEDVEFRETLPNQDGTFQKRSVLTVSPEELNRHNYTCIIQHSSLEKEMVLYVSRRRVSGGDWIGIIVGAVVTALLIIVVIVVWMKKKHQPAYQAPAGV